ACGCAATTTACGTACCTTATCGTAGGTAGATTCAATAAATTTTTGTCCTCCAAAACCAGGATTTACCGACATCAAAAGCACCATGTCGCAGTCAGGCAAAATTTCGTCCAATACCGACAACGATGTTCCCGGATTCAAAACCACACCAGCCACACAGCCTAAGGCTTTGATTTGCTGCAAAGTACGATGAATATGTGGGCAAGCTTCGTAATGAACAGTAATATTAGTAGCACCAATACGTTTGAATTCTTCTAAATAACGCTCTGGTTTTTCAATCATCAAATGAACATCCAAAGGCTTTTTGGCGTGACGGTTGATCGCCTCAATAACAGGCATCCCAAATGAAATGTTAGGTACAAATGCCCCATCCATTACATCAATATGAAACCAATCGGCTTCAGAATTATTAATCATTTCAACATCACGTTGAAGGTTGGCAAAATCCGCCGCAAGCACCGACGGAGCAATAATTACATTTTTCATACCACAAAATTAGTAGTTTGTACCTTATGAAAAAAAGAAATTACCCCTACAAATATGCTTAATGAAAGGTAGCTGAACGATTGGCAGATGATTTTTTTAGTAAAAAATCAAAACTCTTTTGAGGTATTTTACTCAACAACTTTAATTTTTGAACTAACTTAGGCGAAAATTAGACCTAATTTTTACAATTATATCTTTCCAGCTAGCAATTGCGTTCAAAAATTAGGTATCAATGACAATTTGGCGTGAAAACAGTACAGCAATGAATCCACAAGAGCAAATTCAAATTCTTACAGATAAAATCAACTATTATAATCATCAGTATTATATGAACTCGGAATCTGAGATTTCGGATTATGAGTTTGACAATCTTTTAGAACAACTTCAAGCTTTAGAAGCTCAGTATCCCGACTTGGTTCGGCCTGATTCGCCTTCGCATCGGGTAGGAGGGGCTATTGCCAAAGAATTTGAGTCGGTAACTCACCGTTTCCCGATGTTATCGTTGGGCAATACTTATAATGCTCAAGAGCTAATTGATTTTGACGAAAGAGTACA
The DNA window shown above is from Flectobacillus major DSM 103 and carries:
- the rpe gene encoding ribulose-phosphate 3-epimerase produces the protein MKNVIIAPSVLAADFANLQRDVEMINNSEADWFHIDVMDGAFVPNISFGMPVIEAINRHAKKPLDVHLMIEKPERYLEEFKRIGATNITVHYEACPHIHRTLQQIKALGCVAGVVLNPGTSLSVLDEILPDCDMVLLMSVNPGFGGQKFIESTYDKVRKLRQMIDSRGLKTIIEIDGGVNQETGKKLVEAGADALVAGSFVFNALNPTATIAHLKKVGE